The following proteins come from a genomic window of Nostoc sp. TCL26-01:
- a CDS encoding cation-translocating P-type ATPase yields the protein MQLVPKTQLVSEPTPTLEKIILDVGGMKCGGCVKAVERQLTQHSGVKNACVNLATEVAVVESEVGVVDADALAQRLTAAGFPSQPRKASDKVAKLATTAAKQRQQMQAAFQQLAIAGVLLFFSGIGHLGNFDNPIFMGLNNIWFHCGLATVALLIPGRPIFVDGWLGWRRNAPNMNTLVGLGTLTAYTASVIALLFPQMGWECFFDEPVMMLGFIILGRTLEQQARGKAAAAFRQLLALQPQTARLIANPEPEHIGLGVNSVDIPAEQVRVGEWLQVLPGDKVPVDGEVGFGQTTVDESMLTGEAVPVLKQPGDTVTAGTINQSGAIAIQATRTGADTTLAHIVALVEAAQTRKAPVQKLADTVAGYFTYGVLTASVLTFIFWYFFGTHIWPDVAFSSSGMEMMGHVAHNTPHSPLLISLKLAIAVMVVACPCALGLATPTAILVGTGIGAERGLLIKGGDVLETVHQLNTVVFDKTGTLTTGNPTVTDCLVIEEISSPHSLTPSLPHSLTQHGLNAPLPLTALSTQHSLLQLAAAVETGTYHPLAKAIKQAAQQQQLEIPEAVDFHTEPGMGVSAVVAGQTILLGNWDWLSWHGVSVSEIAKQQAYQLAIAGKTVVGVAIGNNLVGIIGVQDTPRTDAQATVEQLQHMGLRVMLLSGDRPEAANAIAQQLGINGANVIAGVPPAKKAAVIQQLQANSAGKIAMVGDGINDAPALSQADVGIALYSGTDVAMETAQIVLMSDRISDVVGSIQLSRATFNKIRQNLFWAFAYNTIGIPLAAGVLLPSFGFVLSPSGAAALMAFSSVSVVTNSILLRQFNRG from the coding sequence ATGCAACTTGTTCCCAAAACTCAGCTTGTCTCAGAACCAACCCCCACACTAGAAAAAATTATTCTGGATGTCGGAGGGATGAAGTGTGGTGGATGCGTTAAGGCCGTAGAACGCCAACTCACCCAACATTCAGGTGTCAAGAACGCCTGTGTGAATCTGGCTACAGAGGTAGCAGTAGTCGAATCAGAAGTAGGTGTAGTCGATGCAGATGCACTGGCACAGCGTTTGACAGCAGCCGGATTTCCCTCTCAACCCCGAAAAGCTAGTGACAAAGTGGCAAAATTAGCCACCACAGCCGCAAAACAGCGTCAACAAATGCAAGCGGCATTCCAGCAATTAGCGATCGCCGGAGTGTTACTATTTTTTTCTGGCATAGGGCATTTGGGCAACTTTGACAACCCCATCTTCATGGGATTAAACAATATCTGGTTTCATTGTGGACTAGCAACAGTCGCTTTACTAATTCCTGGTCGGCCAATTTTTGTGGATGGTTGGCTAGGCTGGCGGCGGAATGCCCCTAACATGAATACTTTGGTGGGGTTAGGAACTTTAACAGCCTACACCGCTAGTGTGATAGCACTGCTATTTCCCCAAATGGGTTGGGAGTGCTTTTTTGATGAACCAGTCATGATGCTGGGCTTTATTATTTTAGGCAGAACTCTAGAGCAACAAGCCAGAGGCAAGGCAGCCGCAGCATTTAGGCAACTACTAGCACTACAACCACAAACAGCCAGATTAATTGCCAACCCAGAGCCAGAGCATATAGGATTGGGTGTAAATTCTGTAGATATCCCGGCTGAACAGGTCAGGGTGGGAGAATGGTTGCAAGTATTGCCAGGTGATAAAGTCCCTGTGGATGGCGAGGTAGGTTTTGGTCAAACAACGGTGGATGAGTCGATGCTGACTGGGGAAGCAGTACCAGTCCTCAAGCAACCAGGCGATACAGTCACAGCCGGGACAATCAACCAATCAGGAGCGATCGCTATCCAAGCAACTCGCACTGGCGCTGATACTACCCTAGCTCACATTGTCGCTCTAGTAGAAGCAGCCCAAACTCGCAAAGCCCCAGTCCAAAAATTAGCAGATACGGTAGCTGGTTACTTTACTTACGGCGTACTCACAGCATCTGTACTTACATTCATTTTCTGGTACTTTTTCGGCACGCACATCTGGCCTGATGTTGCCTTCTCAAGTAGTGGCATGGAAATGATGGGTCATGTCGCCCATAATACTCCCCACTCCCCACTTTTAATTAGTTTAAAACTAGCGATCGCTGTTATGGTTGTCGCTTGTCCCTGTGCTTTAGGACTCGCTACACCCACAGCCATTCTTGTTGGCACTGGCATCGGTGCAGAAAGAGGTTTATTAATCAAAGGTGGCGATGTCCTAGAAACAGTACATCAACTCAACACCGTAGTTTTTGATAAAACAGGCACACTCACCACAGGTAATCCCACTGTGACTGATTGCTTAGTGATCGAGGAAATCTCCTCCCCTCACTCCCTCACTCCCTCACTCCCTCACTCCCTCACTCAGCACGGGCTAAACGCCCCGCTTCCGCTAACAGCACTCAGCACTCAGCACTCCCTCCTCCAACTCGCCGCCGCAGTGGAAACAGGTACTTATCACCCCCTAGCCAAAGCCATTAAACAAGCAGCACAACAGCAACAGTTAGAGATTCCAGAGGCTGTAGACTTTCATACTGAACCGGGTATGGGTGTTTCGGCTGTAGTGGCAGGTCAAACAATCCTACTGGGAAATTGGGATTGGTTGAGTTGGCATGGTGTGAGTGTGAGTGAAATTGCCAAACAGCAAGCGTATCAGCTAGCAATAGCAGGTAAAACCGTTGTTGGGGTGGCAATTGGCAATAATTTAGTCGGCATCATTGGCGTACAAGATACCCCCAGAACCGATGCTCAAGCTACAGTAGAACAATTGCAGCATATGGGTTTGCGGGTAATGCTATTAAGTGGCGATCGCCCAGAAGCAGCTAACGCCATAGCACAACAACTCGGCATAAATGGCGCTAATGTGATAGCGGGTGTGCCTCCAGCCAAAAAAGCCGCCGTCATTCAGCAACTACAAGCAAATTCTGCTGGTAAAATTGCTATGGTGGGGGACGGAATTAACGATGCTCCCGCCCTATCGCAAGCTGATGTAGGCATTGCTTTATATTCTGGTACAGATGTAGCAATGGAAACAGCACAAATCGTCCTCATGAGCGATCGCATCAGTGATGTAGTGGGATCAATTCAGCTAAGTCGCGCCACCTTCAACAAAATCCGCCAGAATTTATTTTGGGCTTTCGCCTACAATACCATAGGTATTCCCCTAGCCGCCGGTGTATTATTACCCAGTTTCGGCTTTGTTCTCAGTCCCTCTGGTGCAGCCGCGTTAATGGCATTTAGTTCTGTTAGCGTAGTTACTAACTCCATCCTCTTACGGCAATTTAACAGGGGATAG